In Tachysurus fulvidraco isolate hzauxx_2018 chromosome 11, HZAU_PFXX_2.0, whole genome shotgun sequence, one DNA window encodes the following:
- the numa1 gene encoding nuclear mitotic apparatus protein 1 isoform X7, with translation MALHPSKEDALLTWLNGLQLDEPVQRITQLQDGILLLKLVYKLKGEDPSQTPVHLPQAERLSIISDFLHSVCPVECVVLTLAKGRMLELELTKVVLLLCYYGVVNNSLVPKVGFETELQMATMLRYVRQEASGLCLREGLDKLLATSSLIYTSSVSSTSSVSEDGSPFFPRARSSPFVNFVELDTVASSSFVGSPLQELMSTPQVQVKRLRKELAHEGDVRDELERELAERIALLSDKEGQMSQLQHRLQRLQRDQEEMEKEHKATLTELQQKNEGLLARVHEVLKQCRDLKTDNSQKERRLDELMEENGTLAAQARNAFAQLARAEEEVAKITEAHNSSQTEWGNRRDLLQRELSQAITDRECLSEQIQISQGKISVLEDELAKLSQQPQEKGEVLGPIVEQEKLKQELTDLTQKLSKLEETISLLEKEKMSLGALLAEDRSSFEKETLRLEGRISDLQQSIKNMQAEKDAQEQASRTTQETLTSQIAALETDLAHLQQLEVHLTAEIATSAELRQQRGMLEAKVTSLEDMVNMLQSTCQNMEAENATQQEVLNAVRADLQNAQISLVEYEKRLADHQKVVEENASLRARISALDDTIADLQTEIDAQRKRGDELLTANEQQKALMEEKFLKQEQKAHEMFAELETLSQELRRMKHQKLEAESCIERLAQEGADLKASLAEEQDRGQSQLILVTKAKEEREMELQQIITDHQNKISELQTKIEGTVESLKQSESELTALKEKTISKDGELRIQQKELSDLQYKADDLQRQLSEVEGLSQHLSQDVVSKDREVQHVKAELEQREEEIQTLKVNLQSLEAKSGETRELHQKEMEKQMLAIMELKLQLSEAEKLISEKVQSLQALAQELKGLKEELSIERQSLVTLEISFKASKEAHEVKEQTLRLEVTQLQQEIDGHLKKLEESLNESKSLKEELSRQQDLAFQRESEVSVLAAQNRSLEEDFAQLQNKLSEAITLATERQTDSLKLQEEVQRQENLRAKVQEVEETQRKELQREVTELQARVQKLTSLASERETQLGALNEKMKEQEEYNRKLLQKSDEALQKELENVVDLKGQLESAKSQTAAKNELLESTEEKLKQMELVYQQKVSLISETCQAKEALERRVNELCSKQEQDLETFQQGLETLEREKEHLSLMNESLQSECLALQTRSKEQQDTLNAFKADLQSTQDGYERDLEALKKEKEHLQDKCRSLQTENKGQEEALNTLTADLQKTQDRYQKDVEIMKKENDHLSSVNQSLQIDLQSSQTENKSQHKAMDSLKAELHNTENRFQQEVETLKKEQEQLSTVNQTLQTECQTLQTENQKQQEILNALKMDLQNAQEGFQQELGNLMKEKDHFSSVSQSLEFECQKLQTANKMKLEELNALKADLQNMQNDHQQEMESLKNEKDHLASVTQSLQSKCQTLQAKETRQQEEFGALKADLQENKDKFEKDLEILKNERDQLSSVNQSLQTECQTLKTENKEQQETLNALKANLQNIKDAYRQELETLKNEQENLCCVNQTLQSECKTLQAEKTGQEQALNALKADMQERESKYGKDMEILRNEKEQLALVNQNLQSECQNLQALRTGQEEELNALKADMQESKNKYGQDLETLRNEKEQLASVNQNLHAEKMVRQEELDALKADLQENKDKFNKDLETLKNERDHLASVNQSLLKDLEAAQKVGAELVSVKEVARQVEHELENQVKELQAKIKEISSLADEREAEIRNLHSEVKQQEASRLRADESEKASRAELEAKVVQLQVQCEEACKRSSERDSELSLLRDQYNESEKQKQDACQANQVLENTVSELRLKQKQETEEYLQQLDALAKEKDALTTTLRTDRKAQQEALDDLQSALQQEVKTLQKEKEHLSFINQSLQRECDASQRLGVELEVKLKGQTESFRAIKEALQKKEMQNQELLEQLEAKAEKVEHYKVQVEKAKTHYNGKKQELLEEQKACQTLQASLETSESEGKALKAELKVVSMELENIKASEKKLMAQIKSLETQLAYADQKLREQRKQGEQSVQVQHRENPRSQQAINGSSDSLELNLDDSLNAVGKQSVPGESSTPLVRSSERLAAKRRTQGEGSLETLYFTPMMQERGKKREGASQDHKLESSISSLGELTLDSARKPSSSVRRRRTTQVINITMTKKTPLGGGGAAEADESFFSLHPAQSQPNLASHKARPMSAEIFEDPNKLLSLPGYRRSNAHVGVLPRAPSTFCIGSEYEPDHFSDDWMRIAELQSRNKSCLPHLKSSYPLESRPSLGFSHLPVTDEEVRTGDPTETIRRASTIPSQLKDSIANHRLSLAPPAAASHRFSLAPPAAAAHSHAPSQRAPPVAKAREVRSTRSPLAPKRPAGQVQDLDTPEAKKLASCFPRTPKGRNLRSTNSQNIAPSPADRRQSMAFMIDNTPKKAGRGDRRLHQRALNKLRKSPRTASTKSPKVISSAKKLIKSKMRMKM, from the exons ATGGCACTGCATCCATCCAAGGAAGATGCCCTTCTGACGTGG ctCAACGGCCTGCAGCTGGACGAACCGGTGCAGCGAATCACACAGCTTCAGGATGGAATCCTGCTGCTCAAACTCGTCTATAAACT AAAAGGGGAGGATCCAAGCCAGACTCCTGTTCACCTCCCTCAAGCAGAAAGGCTGTCAATCATCTCTGACTTCCTCCACA GTGTGTGTCCTGTTGAGTGTGTCGTCCTCACACTGGCCAAGGGAAGGATGCTGGAGTTGGAGCTCACCAAG GTTGTACTGCTCCTGTGTTACTATGGAGTTGTTAACAACAGTCTGGTGCCCAAAGTGGGGTTTGAAACTGAG ctGCAGATGGCGACCATGTTGCGTTACGTTCGGCAAGAAGCGAGtggtctgtgtctgcgtgaaggTCTGGACAAACTCCTTGCCACGAGCT CGCTGATCTACACCTCGTCCGTGAGCAGTACGTCCTCCGTCAGCGAGGACGGTTCGCCCTTTTTCCCCCGGGCACGCAGCTCTCCGTTCGTCAACTTTGTGGAGCTGGACACTGTGGCCTCCAGCTCGTTTGTCGG ctcaCCTCTACAGGAGCTGATGAGCACGCCTCAGGTGCAGGTGAAGCGGCTGCGTAAGGAGTTGGCGCACGAAGGAGACGTGCGAGACGAGCTGGAGCGAGAGCTGGCCGAGCGAATCGCTCTCCTCTCGGATAAAG aGGGGCAGATGAGTCAGCTTCAGCACAGGCTGCAGCGCTTGCAGAGGGAtcaggaggagatggagaaggAACACAAAGCTACACTGACCGAGCTGCAGCAGAAGAACGAAGG GCTCCTCGCACGAGTACACGAGGTCTTAAAGCAGTGTCGAGACCTTAAAACAGACAACAGCCAGAAAGAAAGACGGCTCGACGAGCTGATGGAGGAGAACGGAACTCTCGCCGCACAG GCGAGGAACGCCTTCGCCCAGCTCGCAAGGGCCGAGGAGGAAGTCGCTAAAATAACAGAAGCTCACAATTCATCCCAGACCGAGTGGGGGAACAGGAGGGACTTGCTGCAGAGAGAGCTAAGCCAGGCCATCACTGACAGG GAATGTCTTTCTGAGCAAATTCAGATCTCACAAGGAAAGATCTCCGTCTTGGAGGACGAACTCGCCAAACTTTCCCAGCAGCCCCAAGAAAAAGGTGAAGTCCTGGGGCCGATTGTAGAG CAGGAGAAACTGAAGCAGGAACTCACAGACTTGACTCAAAAACTTTCCAAACTTGAAGAAACCATTTCCCTCCTCGAGAAGGAGAAGATGTCACTCGGAGCACTATTAGCGGAAGACAGAAGCTCCTTCGAAAAGGAAACCCTGCGCTTGgagggacgcatttcagatctTCAGCAGTCGATAAAGAACATGCAAGCAGAGAAAGATGCTCAGGAACAAGCCTCAAGGACCACACAAGAAACTCTTACCTCCCAGATAGCAGCTTTGGAGACCGATCTGGCACATCTTCAGCAGCTTGAGGTTCATCTAACGGCAGAGATCGCTACATCCGCAGAACTGCGCCAGCAACGTGGGATGCTGGAGGCTAAAGTCACCTCCTTGGAGGATATGGTTAATATGCTGCAATCCACGTGCCAGAACATGGAGGCAGAAAATGCAACACAGCAGGAAGTTCTTAATGCCGTCAGGGCCGACCTGCAAAACGCCCAGATTTCTCTCGTGGAATATGAAAAAAGGTTGGCAGACCATCAAAAAGTGGTAGAAGAGAACGCTTCGCTCCGAGCCAGAATCTCTGCGCTGGACGATACCATCGCAGATCTGCAAACCGAGATCGacgcacagagaaagagaggcgACGAGCTTCTCACAGCAAACGAGCAGCAGAAAGCTTTGATGGAGGAAAAGTTTCTAAAGCAGGAGCAAAAAGCGCACGAGATGTTTGCTGAGCTAGAGACTCTCAGCCAAGAGCTTCGCAGAATGAAGCATCAGAAGCTTGAAGCCGAGTCGTGCATCGAGAGGTTAGCCCAAGAAGGAGCGGACCTTAAAGCAAGTCTGGCAGAAGAGCAAGATCGAGGCCAGTCGCAACTGATTCTAGTAAccaaggccaaagaggagaggGAGATGGAACTGCAGCAAATTATTACAgatcatcaaaacaaaatatcaGAGTTACAAACGAAGATCGAGGGAACTGTAGAATCGCTGAAGCAGAGCGAATCTGAACTAACGGCGCTGAAAGAAAAAACTATCTCTAAAGACGGAGAACTCCGCATACAGCAAAAGGAACTGTCCGACCTTCAATACAAGGCAGACGATCTGCAAAGACAGCTCTCGGAGGTAGAAGGACTTTCACAACATTTGAGTCAGGACGTGGTCTCCAAAGACAGGGAAGTTCAACACGTCAAGGCAGAGCTTGAACAGAGGGAAGAAGAGATCCAGACCCTTAAGGTCAATCTTCAGTCTCTCGAAGCGAAGTCCGGCGAAACGCGTGAACTTCACCAGAAGGAAATGGAAAAGCAGATGCTCGCCATCATGGAGCTGAAGCTACAACTTTCCGAAGCTGAGAAACTCATCTCGGAGAAAGTTCAATCTCTGCAAGCTCTCGCCCAGGAGTTGAAGGGTTTAAAGGAAGAGCTTTCCATCGAAAGGCAGAGTCTCGTTACGTTGGAAATTAGTTTCAAGGCTTCAAAAGAGGCCCATGAAGTCAAGGAGCAGACTCTGAGACTGGAGGTTACTCAACTGCAGCAGGAGATCGATGGACATTTGAAGAAGTTGGAGGAGTCATTAAACGAGAGTAAATCCCTCAAAGAGGAATTGTCACGGCAACAGGATCTCGCGTTccagagagaaagtgaggtTTCTGTTTTAGCAGCACAAAACAGATCTCTGGAGGAAGACTTTGCTCAACTTCAGAATAAGTTATCAGAGGCCATAACGCTAGCTACAGAACGGCAAACCGACTCACTCAAGCTTCAAGAGGAGGTCCAGCGTCAAGAGAACCTCAGAGCAAAAGTTCAGGAAGTCGAGGAGACTCAACGTAAAGAGCTTCAAAGAGAAGTCACCGAACTTCAGGCTCGAGTTCAGAAGCTTACCAGTCTTGCTTCCGAGAGAGAAACACAGCTCGGTGCTCTTAACGAAAAGATGAAAGAACAAGAAGAATACAATCGGAAACTCCTTCAAAAATCCGACGAGGCCCTTCAGAAAGAACTCGAGAACGTTGTAGACTTGAAGGGGCAGCTCGAGTCTGCCAAGAGTCAGACTGCAGCGAAAAACGAACTTTTGGAGTCAACAGAAGAAAAGCTGAAACAAATGGAGCTTGTGTACCAACAGAAAGTATCCCTCATTAGTGAAACCTGTCAGGCCAAGGAAGCTTTAGAAAGAAGAGTGAATGAGCTTTGCAGTAAGCAGGAGCAAGATCTGGAAACGTTCCAGCAAGGTCTAGAAACCTTGGAAAGGGAAAAGGAACATCTGTCTTTGATGAATGAATCTCTCCAGAGTGAATGCCTGGCCTTGCAGACAAGGAGCAAGGAGCAACAGGATACGTTAAACGCTTTTAAGGCTGACCTGCAAAGCACTCAAGATGGATACGAGAGAGATTTAGAAGCcctgaagaaggagaaggaacATCTCCAGGATAAGTGTCGGAGCTTGCAGACCGAGAACAAGGGGCAGGAAGAGGCCCTGAATACTCTGACGGCTGATCTTCAGAAAACTCAAGATAGGTATCAGAAAGATGTAGAGATCATGAAAAAAGAGAACGATCATCTGTCTTCAGTAAACCAGTCTCTCCAGATCGATTTGCAGAGCTCACAGACAGAGAATAAAAGTCAACACAAAGCCATGGACTCCCTAAAGGCTGAACTCCACAACACAGAAAATAGGTTCCAGCAAGAGGTCGAAACACTGAAGAAGGAACAGGAACAACTTTCCACAGTGAACCAGACCCTTCAGACTGAGTGTCAGACCTTGCAGACAGAGAACCAAAAGCAACAGGAGATACTAAATGCACTAAAGATGGACCTACAAAATGCCCAAGAGGGGTTCCAGCAAGAGTTAGGAAACTTGATGAAGGAGAAGGACCATTTCAGCTCAGTTAGTCAGTCCCTCGAGTTTGAGTGTCAGAAATTACAGACAGCGAATAAGATGAAGCTGGAGGAACTAAATGCCCTAAAAGCTGACCTCCAGAACATGCAAAATGACCATCAGCAAGAGATGGAATCATTAAAGAATGAGAAGGACCATCTCGCTTCAGTGACCCAGTCCCTCCAGAGCAAGTGCCAAACCTTGCAGGCAAAGGAAACAAGGCAACAGGAGGAGTTTGGTGCCCTCAAGGCTGACCTGCAAGAAAACAAAGATAAATTTGAAAAAGATCTGGAGATCttgaagaatgagagagatcaACTTTCTTCAGTGAACCAGTCCCTCCAGACTGAGTGCCAAACCTTGAAAACGGAGAACAAGGAACAACAGGAGACACTAAATGCTCTCAAAGCAAACCTGCAGAACATCAAAGATGCGTATCGCCAAGAATTAGAAACTTTGAAGAATGAACAGGAAAATCTCTGTTGTGTGAACCAGACTCTTCAGAGTGAGTGCAAGACCCTGCAGGCTGAAAAAACAGGGCAGGAGCAGGCGCTGAATGCCCTCAAGGCGGACAtgcaagaaagagaaagtaaatATGGAAAAGACATGGAAATCTTGAGGAACGAGAAGGAACAGCTTGCCTTAGTGAACCAGAACCTCCAGAGTGAGTGCCAGAACCTACAGGCATTAAGAACTGGGCAAGAAGAGGAGCTGAATGCCCTCAAGGCGGACATGCaagaaagcaaaaataaatacgGACAAGACCTGGAAACTCTGAGGAACGAGAAGGAACAGCTTGCCTCAGTGAACCAGAACCTCCATGCAGAGAAAATGGTGCGACAGGAGGAGTTGGATGCATTAAAGGCTGATCTGCAAGAGAACAAAGATAAATTCAACAAAGATTTAGAGACTTTAAAGAACGAGAGAGATCATCTTGCCTCAGTGAACCAGTCCCTTCTTAAAGATCTCGAGGCAGCCCAGAAAGTTGGAGCAGAACTGGTCTCAGTCAAAGAAGTCGCTCGACAGGTTGAACACGAGCTTGAAAATCAAGTAAAGGAACTGCAGGCGAAGATTAAAGAAATTTCATCACTGGCAGATGAAAGAGAGGCTGAAATAAGAAATCTTCACTCGGAAGTAAAGCAGCAAGAAGCTTCAAGGCTCCGTGCCGATGAATCCGAGAAGGCTTCAAGAGCTGAACTGGAGGCAAAGGTTGTTCAACTTCAAGTCCAGTGCGAAGAAGCCTGTAAACGTTCATCTGAGAGAGATTCAGAGCTGAGTCTGCTTCGAGATCAGTATAACGAGTCTGAGAAGCAGAAGCAAGATGCCTGTCAGGCTAACCAAGTCTTGGAGAACACCGTTTCTGAGCTGCGCCTCAAGCAAAAACAAGAGACTGAGGAATACCTTCAGCAACTGGACGCCTTGGCGAAGGAGAAAGATGCGCTTACAACAACCCTTCGGACGGACAGGAAGGCACAGCAGGAGGCTCTGGATGACCTTCAGAGTGCTTTGCAGCAGGAAGTGAAGACCTTGCAAAAAGAAAAGGAGCATCTGTCTTTCATTAATCAGTCACTTCAGAGGGAGTGTGATGCCTCCCAGAGACTTGGAGTAGAGTTGGAAGTGAAGCTGAAAGGGCAGACCGAATCCTTCAGGGCTATAAAAGAGGCTCTCCAAAAGAAAGAGATGCAGAACCAAGAACTTCTGGAGCAGCTCGAGGCGAAGGCTGAAAAGGTGGAGCACTACAAAGTCCAG GTAGAAAAAGCAAAAACTCATTACAACGGTAAAAAACAGGAACTCCTGGAGGAGCAGAAAGCATGTCAGACCCTTCAGGCCTCTTTGGAAACGAGTGAGAGTGAAGGAAAAGCCTTGAAGGCTGAGCTTAAAGTGGTCTCCATGGAGCTGGAGAATATCAAGGCATCAGAGAAGAAATTGATGGCACAAATAAAGAGCCTGGAGACTCAG TTGGCTTATGCAGATCAGAAGTTAAGAGAACAGAGAAAGCAGGGAGAacaaagtgtccaggtgcaacACAGAGAAAATCCCAGAAGTCAACAGGCCATCAACGGTAGTTCGGACAGCCTGGAGCTCAACCTGGACGATTCTTTGAATGCTGTTGG TAAACAGTCCGTACCTGGTGAGTCTAGCACTCCTTTGGTCCGAAGTTCAGAGCGACTAGCAGCAAAAAGGcgcacacaaggcgaaggctcACTAGAGACCCTGTACTTCACTCCCATGATGCAAGAAAGGGGCAAGAAACGTGAAGGCGCCTCCCAGGACCACAAGCTAGAAAGCAGCATCAGTTCACTCGGAGAGCTAACTCTTGATTCGGCGAGGAAGCCGAGCTCTTCGGTCCGGAGGCGACGCACAACGCAAGTCATCAACATCACTATGACCAAG AAAACTCCTCTCGGTGGCGGCGGTGCTGCAGAAGCTGACGAGTCTTTCTTCAGCCTGCACCCGGCTCAGTCGCAGCCCAATCTGGCCTCACACAAAGCTCGCCCCATGTCTGCAGAGATCTTCGAGGATCCCAACAAACTTCTCAGCCTTCCTGGGTATCGCCGCAGCAATGCGCATGTCGGCGTCCTTCCACGAg CCCCGAGCACGTTCTGTATAGGATCCGAATACGAGCCGGACCACTTCTCTGATGACTGGATGAGGATCGCAGAGCTACAGTCACGGAATAAATCCTGTTTACCTCATCTGAAGAGCAGCTACCCGTTGGAGTCCAGG CCCAGCCTGGGTTTCTCGCACCTCCCTGTGACTGACGAGGAGGTTCGTACCGGCGACCCCACCGAGACCATTCGCCGTGCCTCAACCATCCCGTCTCAGCTCAAGGACTCCATTGCTAATCACCGCCTTTCTCTGGCTCCACCTGCTGCAGCTTCTCATCGCTTCTCACTGGCTCCACCTGCTGCAGCTGCTCACAGCCACGCCCCCTCGCAGCGGGCACCCCCGGTTGCCAAAGCACGGGAAGTGCGATCCACACGCAGCCCGCTGGCCCCTAAACGGCCTGCGGGGCAAGTTCAAGACCTTGACACACCTGAG gcAAAGAAGTTAGCCAGCTGCTTCCCTCGAACTCCTAAAGGCAGAAACCTTCGATCTACCAACTCGCAGAACATCGCACCCTCTCCG gctgatCGGAGGCAGTCCATGGCATTCATGATCGATAATACTCCTAAAAAAGCTGGACGTGGTGACCGCAGGCTACATCAGCGGGCCCTCAACAAACTCCGCAAATCCCCACGCACGGCCAGCACGAAGTCACCAAAGGTCATCAGCAGTGCAAAGAAG TTAATAAAGTcgaagatgaggatgaagatgtgA